The following proteins are encoded in a genomic region of Phragmites australis chromosome 9, lpPhrAust1.1, whole genome shotgun sequence:
- the LOC133928971 gene encoding uncharacterized protein LOC133928971 produces the protein MEVKTKDVWGLLLVLLLGQLVAFSMAASSFTSSLIANLGVDAPLTQSLFAYLLLTLVYVPIVLRRRQKLQISWYWYLALAFIDVQGNYLVVKAYQYSYITSVTLLDCWTVVWVIILTWYALGTRYSFWQFVGAGTCVAGLALVLLSDAKSQDEQDPSKIPLLGDTLVIAGTVCFAFSNVGEEYCVKKKDRVEVVAMLGLFGLLVSITQILIFERKSLEAVTWSPTMISLFAGFAVALFMFYTITPFVLKMSGATLFNLSLLTSDMWAVAIRVLFYKQQINWLYYLAFTVVAIGLIVYSLNESSSDDETAASTKAATQYQQLQGEDNSTGSGSNSGSQERTHKEVHICSGINV, from the exons ATGGAGGTCAAGACGAAGGACGTATGGGGCCTGCTGCTCGTGCTTCTCCTCGGCCAGCTCGTCGCCTTCTCCATGGCTGCCTCAAGCTTCACCTCCTCCCTCATTGCTAATCTTG GAGTCGATGCACCACTCACACAATCTTTATTCGCGTACCTGTTGCTGACCTTAGTTTATGTACCAATCGTCCTGCGTCGACGACAGAAGCTGCAA ATATCTTGGTATTGGTATCTAGCCCTGGCTTTCATTGATGTCCAGGGGAATTATCTTG TTGTGAAGGCATACCAGTACTCATACATTACCAGTGTAACTTTGCTGGATTGTTGGACTGTTGTATGGGTCATCATACTCACCTGGTACGCATTGGGCACAAGATATTCTTTCTGGCAGTTTGTGGGGGCAGGGACATGTGTGGCAGGGCTTGCCCTTGTCCTCCTTTCAGATGCAAAGTCTCAAGATGAGCAAG ATCCGAGTAAAATACCACTTCTAGGGGATACCCTTGTTATTGCCGGGACAGTTTGTTTTGCATTTAGCAATGTTGGGGAG GAATACTGTGTCAAAAAGAAAGACCGAGTTGAAGTTGTTGCAATGCTTGGATTATTTGGGTTGCTAGTCAGTATAACTCAGAT ACTTATATTTGAAAGGAAGAGCCTAGAAGCAGTTACCTGGTCTCCAACAATG ATAAGTCTGTTCGCAGGATTTGCAGTGGCTTTATTCATGTTCTACACAATCACTCCTTTTGTTCTTAAG ATGAGTGGAGCAACACTGTTCAACCTTTCACTCCTAACATCTGACATGTGGGCAGTCGCTATTCGAGTTTTATTCTATAAACAACAG ATAAACTGGCTGTACTATCTAGCATTCACAGTTGTGGCCATTGGATTGATAGTCTACTCGTTGAA TGAAAGTTCTTCGGACGATGAAACAGCTGCAAGTACAAAAGCAGCAACGCAATATCAGCAACTTCAAGGTGAGGATAATTCAACAGGAAGTGGTTCTAATTCGGGAAGCCAAGAAAGGACACATAAGGAAGTTCACATTTGTAGTGGGATCAATGTATAA